Proteins encoded in a region of the Vitis riparia cultivar Riparia Gloire de Montpellier isolate 1030 chromosome 7, EGFV_Vit.rip_1.0, whole genome shotgun sequence genome:
- the LOC117918897 gene encoding 14-3-3-like protein → MAATSAREENVYMAKLAEQAERYEEMVQFMEKVTAEAEELTVEERNLLSVAYKNVIGARRASWRIISSIEQKEESRGNEDHVATIRGYRSKIESELSSICDGILRLLDSRLIPSATSGDSKVFYLKMKGDYHRYLAEFKTGAERKEAAESTLAAYKSAQDIATVELAPTHPIRLGLALNFSVFYYEILNSPDRACNLAKQAFDEAIAELDTLGEESYKDSTLIMQLLRDNLTLWTSDMQDDGGDEIKEAPKHDEE, encoded by the exons ATGGCGGCTACTTCAGCTCGCGAAGAGAATGTTTACATGGCGAAGCTGGCCGAGCAAGCCGAGCGCTACGAGGAGATGGTTCAATTCATGGAAAAAGTAACCGCCGAAGCCGAGGAGCTGACCGTGGAGGAGCGCAATCTCCTCTCTGTTGCCTACAAGAACGTGATCGGCGCGCGCCGAGCCTCTTGGCGCATCATCTCCTCCATTGAGCAGAAGGAGGAGAGCCGTGGCAACGAGGACCACGTCGCTACCATCCGTGGCTACAGATCCAAGATCGAGTCCGAGCTGTCCTCCATCTGCGACGGTATTCTTCGCCTGCTGGATTCGCGGCTTATCCCTTCGGCTACTTCCGGTGACTCGAAGGtgttttatttgaagatgaaggGCGATTATCATCGCTATCTGGCTGAGTTCAAGACCGGAGCCGAGAGGAAAGAGGCGGCGGAGAGCACTCTCGCAGCTTATAAATCGGCGCAG GATATTGCAACAGTGGAATTGGCTCCAACCCATCCTATTCGCCTGGGACTTGCACTTAACTTCTCTGTCTTTTACTATGAGATTCTGAATTCCCCGGATCGTGCTTGTAATCTTGCTAAACAG GCTTTTGATGAAGCCATTGCCGAGTTGGATACCCTGGGAGAGGAGTCTTACAAGGACAGCACTTTGATAATGCAGCTTCTTCGTGATAACCTGACTCTGTGGACTTCAGATATGCAG GATGATGGTGGTGATGAGATCAAAGAAGCACCCAAACATGATGAGGAATAG